Proteins encoded within one genomic window of Nordella sp. HKS 07:
- a CDS encoding CGNR zinc finger domain-containing protein encodes MTAFHWHDHHFINRQAALDFANMVVWRGQSGREQDRGRSPENLAAWAAFGDLPSPVSSVDRCVEVREAIDGFFRAGTGWPLLVSLYAETLNRDRDPFLSTILHQAMALAFSPDAKRVRVCGNCGWLFIDRTRNANKRWCIAGLCGSRTKARRYYARKKQQLSAST; translated from the coding sequence ATGACAGCCTTCCACTGGCACGACCATCATTTCATCAACCGCCAGGCGGCACTCGATTTCGCCAATATGGTGGTCTGGCGCGGCCAGTCCGGCCGCGAGCAGGACCGCGGCCGGTCGCCTGAGAATCTCGCGGCATGGGCAGCTTTCGGCGACCTGCCCTCTCCGGTTTCGTCAGTTGATCGCTGTGTGGAGGTGCGCGAGGCGATCGACGGTTTCTTTCGCGCCGGGACCGGCTGGCCATTGCTGGTATCCCTCTACGCCGAGACTTTGAACCGCGACCGCGATCCTTTTCTGTCCACCATCCTGCATCAGGCGATGGCGCTCGCCTTCTCGCCCGACGCCAAGCGCGTGCGGGTCTGCGGTAATTGCGGCTGGCTGTTCATTGACCGCACCCGCAATGCCAACAAGCGCTGGTGCATCGCCGGCCTCTGTGGCAGCCGCACCAAGGCGCGGCGCTATTATGCGCGCAAGAAGCAGCAGCTCAGCGCATCGACTTGA
- a CDS encoding YafY family protein produces the protein MRTLRLFSLLDRLRASRDPIAAEALARELDVSLRTIYRDMASLQAMGAPVRGESGIGYQIEKGFFLPPLSFDPDELDAITLGMRLIAAKGDGQLAEASRRVAAKIGAVLSSDQSERFANSPLLAVTRGSAENRKSEAHLSGLRQALRERMFVMLRYVDLKERESLRLCRPLGLVAFDDVWVLTAWCEARADFRNFRVDRLLSFEATGKRFRPERGKRFEDYLKSMR, from the coding sequence ATGCGCACCCTTCGCCTGTTCTCCCTTCTCGACCGCCTTCGCGCCAGCCGCGATCCCATCGCGGCCGAAGCACTGGCGCGCGAGCTCGATGTCTCTTTGCGCACCATCTATCGCGACATGGCGAGCCTTCAGGCCATGGGGGCGCCGGTACGCGGCGAATCGGGCATCGGCTATCAGATCGAGAAGGGCTTTTTCCTGCCGCCGCTCAGCTTCGACCCCGATGAGCTCGACGCCATCACTCTCGGCATGCGCCTCATCGCCGCGAAAGGCGACGGTCAACTCGCCGAAGCCAGCCGGCGCGTCGCCGCCAAGATCGGAGCCGTGCTCAGCAGCGATCAGAGCGAGCGTTTCGCCAATTCACCGCTTCTTGCCGTCACACGCGGCAGCGCGGAAAACCGCAAAAGCGAGGCGCATCTCAGCGGACTCCGGCAGGCCTTGCGCGAGCGGATGTTCGTCATGCTGCGCTATGTCGATCTCAAGGAGCGGGAAAGCCTGAGACTGTGCCGGCCTCTGGGGCTCGTCGCCTTCGATGATGTCTGGGTGCTCACGGCATGGTGCGAGGCACGCGCCGATTTCCGCAATTTCCGCGTCGACCGGCTTCTCTCCTTCGAGGCGACAGGCAAGCGCTTCCGCCCCGAGCGCGGCAAGCGCTTCGAGGACTATCTCAAGTCGATGCGCTGA
- a CDS encoding FAD-binding oxidoreductase, translating into MPVNLLTRDDDDSSPGGDVIEPGHETYDKFRKVWNGTVDKRPALILRARSVADVKAAIGLARERHYPLAVRCGGHSIPGFSTCDDGIVLDLSPMNRVSINAADRMAGVEGGALLSDLDRAAYPHGLVTPAGVISHTGVAGLTLGGGMGWLSRRFGLTIDSLVAADVCLADGRMIRASAEIEPDLFWALRGGGGNFGVVTNFIFRLHRLGDVLVGRWEYPAQQMRTALQRYGELAASAPRQLSTSFAATSASLGVTAFWSGELDGAEAAIARFGALASGSEGSMGGTTYLDLQSRNDNHVSWGRRYYVKGGFLNTLDNAVIDCIGDYVGSAPTRDSEVYVLQLGGAVADINEADTAYSGRSGAYYWLVQAIWDDMADDKDCLSWGRDAARRLAGFSASRNYVNEQSDTGVSFVKQAYGEEKYKRLAKLKSFYDPANLFRLNQNITPG; encoded by the coding sequence ATGCCGGTCAATCTTCTCACGCGGGACGACGATGACTCCTCGCCTGGCGGCGATGTCATCGAGCCGGGCCACGAGACCTATGACAAGTTTCGGAAGGTCTGGAACGGCACTGTCGACAAACGGCCCGCGCTCATTCTGCGCGCCCGGAGCGTCGCCGATGTCAAAGCCGCCATCGGTCTTGCCCGGGAACGCCACTACCCTCTGGCGGTACGCTGCGGAGGCCACAGCATTCCCGGCTTTTCAACCTGCGATGATGGAATCGTGCTCGATCTCTCACCCATGAACCGCGTCTCGATCAATGCGGCCGACCGCATGGCCGGGGTCGAGGGCGGAGCATTGCTCAGCGATCTCGATCGAGCGGCCTATCCGCACGGGCTCGTGACGCCGGCCGGTGTCATTTCGCATACGGGCGTCGCCGGACTGACCTTGGGCGGCGGCATGGGCTGGCTCAGCCGGCGCTTCGGTCTGACGATCGACAGCCTGGTTGCGGCCGATGTCTGCCTCGCGGATGGACGCATGATCCGTGCGAGCGCCGAGATCGAACCCGATCTCTTCTGGGCGCTGCGCGGCGGCGGGGGAAATTTCGGCGTCGTCACCAACTTCATCTTCCGGCTGCATCGGCTCGGCGACGTGCTTGTTGGCCGCTGGGAATATCCCGCACAGCAGATGCGCACCGCGCTCCAGCGCTATGGCGAACTCGCGGCGTCTGCCCCGCGCCAGTTGAGCACGAGCTTCGCCGCGACATCCGCGAGCTTGGGGGTCACGGCCTTCTGGTCCGGCGAGCTCGATGGCGCCGAAGCCGCGATCGCCCGTTTCGGCGCCCTTGCTTCCGGAAGCGAGGGCAGCATGGGAGGTACGACCTATCTCGACCTGCAATCGCGCAACGACAATCATGTGAGCTGGGGCAGGCGCTATTATGTCAAGGGCGGGTTCCTGAACACGCTCGATAATGCTGTTATCGACTGCATCGGAGACTACGTCGGCAGCGCTCCAACCCGCGATTCGGAGGTCTACGTGCTGCAGCTCGGCGGCGCGGTCGCGGACATAAATGAGGCGGATACGGCCTATTCCGGCCGCTCAGGCGCCTACTATTGGCTGGTGCAGGCTATCTGGGACGACATGGCGGACGACAAAGACTGCCTGTCCTGGGGACGCGACGCGGCGCGGCGGCTCGCCGGTTTCTCGGCAAGCCGCAACTATGTCAATGAACAGTCGGACACCGGCGTGTCATTCGTGAAACAGGCCTATGGCGAGGAAAAATACAAGCGACTCGCGAAGCTTAAGTCATTTTATGATCCGGCCAATCTGTTCCGCCTGAACCAGAATATCACGCCGGGCTAG
- a CDS encoding response regulator transcription factor, with product MDHSITEAHHAIPAPDGYHAMPRLRRRLSEIRSYGYRPTEAKLTGQQLLIAQLTALGLANKEIAYLADISETTVKAHISAALRSLNLKRRTQLCRYIFEGRLLGGE from the coding sequence ATGGATCACTCGATAACGGAGGCACACCATGCCATCCCGGCGCCGGATGGCTATCATGCGATGCCGAGGCTGCGTCGCCGCTTAAGCGAGATTCGCTCCTATGGCTATCGTCCCACGGAGGCCAAGCTCACCGGCCAGCAACTGCTGATCGCTCAGCTGACCGCGCTTGGCCTCGCCAACAAGGAGATCGCCTATCTCGCCGACATTTCGGAAACGACGGTGAAGGCGCATATCAGCGCCGCCTTGCGCAGCCTCAACCTGAAGCGCCGCACCCAGCTCTGCCGCTATATCTTCGAAGGCAGGCTGCTCGGGGGTGAGTAA
- a CDS encoding TetR/AcrR family transcriptional regulator, which yields MARTRGSVGAETEKAIRKAAVELIAKHGFEAMTLRDLAEHVGLQPGSIYRYIATKDQMLVDIMAEHMEALIAAWRAADRPDANPRLRLEGFVDFHIRYHFERQKEVVIANLELRSLTPDARRACVALRKTYECELRSIVEVGIEQGVFAPTDSGIATNAIISMLTGVCFWYSPKGRLAADEIIAIHKRLVLGGLSGTARGEAKIIPLSAERN from the coding sequence ATGGCTCGGACCCGTGGATCCGTCGGCGCCGAAACCGAGAAGGCCATCCGCAAGGCCGCCGTCGAACTGATCGCCAAGCATGGCTTTGAAGCCATGACCCTGCGCGATCTCGCCGAGCATGTCGGGCTCCAGCCCGGCTCGATCTACCGCTATATCGCCACCAAGGATCAGATGCTCGTCGACATCATGGCGGAGCATATGGAAGCGCTCATCGCCGCCTGGCGTGCGGCCGACCGGCCCGACGCCAATCCGCGCCTCAGGCTCGAAGGCTTCGTCGATTTCCATATCCGCTATCATTTCGAGCGGCAGAAGGAAGTGGTCATCGCCAATCTCGAATTGCGCAGCCTGACGCCGGACGCGCGCCGCGCCTGTGTGGCCTTGCGCAAGACCTATGAATGCGAGCTGCGGTCCATTGTCGAGGTCGGCATAGAGCAGGGAGTGTTCGCGCCAACCGACAGCGGCATCGCCACCAACGCGATCATCTCGATGCTGACCGGCGTGTGCTTCTGGTACAGCCCGAAGGGCAGGCTTGCGGCCGACGAGATCATCGCCATTCACAAGCGGCTGGTGCTCGGCGGTCTTTCCGGCACAGCACGCGGCGAAGCCAAGATCATCCCGCTTTCAGCGGAACGCAACTGA
- a CDS encoding putative quinol monooxygenase has protein sequence MYGLIGKMRAKPGQRADLLAILLDGIDSMPGCLSYVVAKDPADADAIWITEVWDNEASHKSSLSLPQVRAAINKAMPMIAGFDSSIPTLPVGGPGLPRMD, from the coding sequence ATGTATGGTCTGATCGGAAAGATGCGGGCAAAGCCCGGCCAGCGCGCTGACCTCCTCGCCATACTGCTTGACGGTATCGACTCGATGCCTGGATGCCTCAGCTATGTCGTGGCCAAGGATCCCGCCGATGCCGACGCGATCTGGATCACCGAAGTGTGGGACAATGAGGCGAGCCATAAATCCTCCTTGAGCCTTCCGCAGGTGCGCGCCGCCATCAACAAGGCCATGCCAATGATCGCCGGCTTCGACAGTTCAATCCCGACCTTGCCCGTCGGCGGCCCGGGGCTGCCGCGCATGGATTAG